A window from Mycobacterium saskatchewanense encodes these proteins:
- a CDS encoding PirG, whose protein sequence is MPNRRRRKLSTAMSAVAALAVASPCAYFLVYESTAGPKPPEHHEFKQAAVMSDLPGELMGALSQGLSQFGINLPPVPALGGAGATSPGLTSPGLGTPGLGTPGLGTPGLGTPGLTSPGLTSPGLTSPGLTSPGLTSPSALPPTTPGGGVTTPGAGVTTPAAGLNPALANPGLTSPTGLTPSAGAATLAPSEVPIDSQTGLDPGAGGTYPIIGDPSTLGGGSPIGSGGGGGNGGGGGLINDVMQAANQLGAGQAIDLLKGLVMPAIMQGVQHGAAGAPGAAGALPGVAGALPGAAGALPGAAGALPGVAGALPGAAGALPGAAGALPGAAAGALPAAAGAAGALPGAAGALPAAAGAAAPVLPPV, encoded by the coding sequence GTGCCGAACCGACGCCGACGCAAGCTTTCGACAGCCATGAGCGCGGTCGCCGCCCTGGCAGTGGCTAGTCCGTGCGCATACTTCCTTGTCTACGAGTCGACCGCGGGCCCCAAGCCGCCCGAGCACCACGAGTTCAAGCAGGCGGCCGTCATGTCCGACCTGCCCGGTGAGTTGATGGGCGCACTGTCGCAGGGACTCTCCCAGTTCGGGATCAACCTGCCGCCGGTGCCCGCCCTGGGTGGGGCCGGCGCCACGTCACCGGGTCTGACCAGCCCCGGCCTGGGCACCCCGGGCCTGGGCACGCCGGGCCTGGGGACCCCGGGCCTGGGCACGCCGGGCCTCACCAGCCCCGGCCTGACGAGCCCCGGCTTGACGAGCCCCGGTTTGACGAGCCCGGGTCTCACCTCACCGAGCGCCCTGCCCCCGACCACTCCCGGTGGGGGGGTGACCACGCCGGGCGCTGGGGTGACCACGCCGGCCGCCGGGCTCAACCCGGCGCTGGCCAACCCCGGACTGACCAGCCCCACGGGGCTTACGCCGAGCGCGGGCGCCGCGACCCTGGCGCCGAGCGAGGTGCCGATCGACTCGCAGACCGGCCTGGACCCGGGCGCCGGGGGGACGTACCCGATCATCGGGGACCCCTCGACCCTGGGTGGCGGTTCGCCGATCGGTAGCGGCGGCGGGGGCGGAAACGGCGGCGGCGGCGGGCTCATCAACGACGTGATGCAGGCCGCCAACCAGCTGGGCGCGGGCCAGGCGATCGACCTGCTCAAGGGCCTGGTGATGCCGGCGATCATGCAGGGCGTCCAGCACGGCGCGGCCGGTGCGCCGGGCGCCGCCGGTGCCCTGCCGGGCGTCGCGGGTGCCCTGCCGGGCGCCGCGGGTGCCCTCCCGGGTGCCGCCGGTGCCCTGCCCGGCGTCGCGGGTGCCCTCCCGGGCGCCGCGGGTGCCCTCCCGGGTGCCGCCGGTGCCCTCCCGGGCGCCGCAGCCGGTGCCCTGCCGGCCGCGGCGGGCGCCGCGGGTGCGCTCCCGGGTGCGGCCGGTGCGCTGCCGGCCGCAGCGGGGGCGGCGGCGCCCGTGCTGCCCCCCGTCTAG
- a CDS encoding spermine/spermidine synthase domain-containing protein has translation MPETPYLTIDLDRVRENFGALRDLFPDAEIRYAVKANPAEPVLRLLAAEGAAFDVASVGEIDACAAAGVEARLLTFGNPVQKASAAARAHSLGVRRFAFDTEHTAVTIAEHAPGSGVECRIAPAFPPSVTPFGDKFGCAPEAAAGLLNGARRHGLRPDGVCFHVGSQQLDPSAWELGIRSAAKVFDAVGELTTINVGGGFPIAYTSGAPALAAIADSITSALARHFPAGAPRLVLEPGRVLVGSAGTIHCEVISVRAGTDGRRWVYLDIGRYGGLAETENEYIRYRLRTRRDDDARDDAVVAGPTCDGDDVLYRNYPLPVTLRPGDRVEIDDSGAYTASYAATSFNGFPPLATLFAVSATIAAPTRSITEPLAPGLTRTWELTEVVCEAHTEYQHLVIGRTRQGMALFADGERQSTELSQLVYHEALLVPALLLAARIERVLVIGSGEGVVSQLAVAAGATHVDHVDIDREAVRLCARHLPYGYTPEELAAAERGLGPVTVHYSDGWSFVENSAAAYDIVVIDLPDERPCAAQHNRLYDADFLERCRTIGRVVTAQAGCPTLWRHESLHWAWRRFHDVFDRVVYFGSDEHEWAFLSGLSGQADDPLAAMSARLRTLPYRPSTIDAESLVASTVPPKGLRSS, from the coding sequence GTGCCCGAGACGCCCTACCTGACCATCGATCTCGATCGGGTCCGCGAGAACTTCGGGGCGCTGCGGGATTTGTTTCCCGACGCCGAAATCCGCTATGCGGTCAAGGCGAATCCAGCTGAACCCGTCTTGCGCCTGCTCGCGGCGGAAGGCGCCGCGTTCGATGTCGCATCGGTCGGCGAGATCGACGCGTGCGCCGCCGCCGGCGTCGAGGCCCGGCTGCTCACCTTCGGCAACCCCGTTCAGAAGGCCTCGGCGGCGGCCCGGGCGCACTCACTCGGCGTGCGGCGGTTCGCGTTCGACACCGAACACACCGCGGTGACGATCGCCGAACACGCCCCCGGTTCAGGGGTGGAATGCCGCATCGCGCCCGCCTTCCCGCCGTCGGTGACGCCGTTCGGGGACAAATTCGGCTGCGCCCCCGAGGCGGCGGCCGGACTGTTGAACGGCGCCCGCCGGCACGGGCTGCGGCCGGACGGCGTGTGCTTCCATGTGGGTTCTCAGCAGCTCGACCCGTCGGCGTGGGAGCTCGGAATCCGCTCGGCGGCAAAAGTTTTCGACGCAGTCGGCGAGCTCACCACGATCAACGTGGGAGGCGGGTTTCCGATCGCCTACACCTCCGGCGCACCGGCGCTCGCGGCGATCGCCGACTCGATCACCTCCGCGCTCGCGCGCCATTTTCCCGCGGGTGCGCCGCGGCTGGTGCTCGAACCGGGTCGCGTGCTGGTGGGATCGGCGGGCACGATCCATTGCGAGGTGATCTCGGTGCGGGCCGGCACCGACGGCCGGCGCTGGGTGTACCTCGACATCGGCCGCTACGGCGGCTTGGCCGAGACGGAGAACGAATACATCCGGTACCGGCTGCGCACCCGCCGTGACGACGACGCACGGGACGATGCCGTCGTCGCGGGACCCACCTGTGACGGCGACGACGTGCTCTACCGGAACTATCCCTTGCCGGTGACGCTGCGGCCCGGCGATCGGGTCGAGATCGACGACTCCGGCGCGTACACCGCGAGCTACGCCGCCACCTCCTTCAACGGGTTCCCGCCGCTTGCAACACTTTTCGCGGTTTCGGCCACCATCGCAGCGCCGACCCGGTCAATCACCGAGCCGCTGGCGCCGGGTCTGACCCGGACGTGGGAGCTGACCGAGGTCGTCTGCGAGGCCCACACCGAATACCAGCACCTGGTCATCGGGCGGACCCGTCAGGGGATGGCGTTGTTCGCCGACGGCGAGCGGCAGAGCACCGAGCTCAGCCAGCTCGTCTATCACGAGGCGCTGCTGGTGCCGGCTCTCCTGCTGGCGGCGCGGATCGAGCGCGTCCTCGTGATCGGCTCGGGAGAAGGGGTGGTGAGCCAGCTGGCCGTGGCGGCCGGGGCGACGCACGTCGACCACGTCGACATCGACCGCGAGGCGGTCCGGCTGTGCGCACGCCACCTCCCGTACGGCTACACGCCCGAGGAATTGGCCGCGGCCGAGCGGGGACTCGGGCCCGTCACCGTGCACTACAGCGACGGATGGAGCTTCGTCGAGAACTCCGCCGCGGCATACGACATCGTGGTAATCGATCTTCCCGACGAGCGGCCCTGCGCCGCCCAGCACAACCGGCTCTACGACGCCGACTTCCTCGAGCGGTGCCGCACCATCGGGAGGGTCGTCACCGCCCAGGCCGGCTGCCCGACACTGTGGCGCCACGAGTCGCTGCACTGGGCGTGGCGACGGTTCCACGACGTCTTCGACCGCGTCGTCTACTTCGGCAGCGACGAGCACGAGTGGGCGTTCCTCTCGGGTCTGTCGGGGCAGGCCGACGACCCGCTCGCGGCGATGTCGGCGCGACTGCGAACGCTCCCCTATCGCCCGAGCACGATCGACGCCGAGTCGCTCGTGGCGTCGACCGTGCCCCCGAAGGGCCTGCGGTCTAGCTGA
- the glf gene encoding UDP-galactopyranose mutase, with protein sequence MTARFDLLVVGSGFFGLTIAERVATQLGKRVLVVERRPHIGGNAYSEAEPQTGIEVHKYGAHLFHTSNKRVWDYVRQFTEFTNYQHRVFAMHNGQAYQFPMGLGLVSQFFGKYFSPQEARQLIAEQAAEIDTANAQNLEEKAISLIGRPLYEAFVKGYTAKQWQTDPTELPAANITRLPVRYTFDNRYFSDTYEGLPLHGYTAWLQNMADDDRIEVRLDTDWFDVRDQLRADNPDAPVVYTGPLDRYFDYAEGHLGWRTLDFEVEVLPIGDFQGTPVMNYNDLDVPYTRIHEFRHFHPEREYPTDKTVIMREFSRFAGDDDEPYYPINTESDRALLAAYRARAKSETASSKVLFGGRLGTYQYLDMHMAIASALNMYDNVLVPHLRDGNSLVEEGAGG encoded by the coding sequence ATGACCGCTCGTTTCGACCTCCTCGTCGTCGGCTCCGGATTCTTCGGCCTGACCATCGCCGAGCGTGTGGCTACCCAGCTGGGCAAGCGCGTGCTCGTCGTCGAACGGCGCCCGCACATCGGCGGGAACGCCTATTCCGAGGCCGAGCCGCAAACCGGGATTGAGGTCCACAAGTACGGCGCCCACCTGTTCCATACCTCCAACAAGCGGGTCTGGGACTACGTGCGCCAGTTCACCGAATTCACCAACTACCAGCACCGCGTGTTCGCGATGCACAACGGGCAGGCCTACCAGTTCCCGATGGGGCTGGGCCTGGTGTCGCAGTTCTTCGGCAAGTACTTCAGCCCGCAAGAGGCCCGGCAGCTGATCGCGGAGCAGGCCGCCGAGATCGACACCGCGAACGCGCAGAACCTGGAGGAAAAGGCGATCTCGCTGATCGGCCGGCCGCTCTACGAGGCGTTCGTCAAGGGGTACACCGCCAAGCAATGGCAGACCGACCCAACCGAACTGCCCGCGGCCAACATCACTCGCCTCCCGGTCCGCTACACGTTCGACAACCGGTACTTCAGCGACACCTACGAGGGCCTGCCGCTGCACGGTTACACCGCGTGGCTGCAGAACATGGCCGACGACGACCGCATCGAGGTGCGGCTGGACACCGACTGGTTCGACGTGCGCGACCAGTTGCGCGCCGACAACCCCGACGCCCCGGTCGTCTACACCGGTCCGCTGGACCGCTACTTCGACTACGCCGAAGGCCACCTTGGCTGGCGAACCCTGGATTTCGAGGTGGAGGTGCTGCCCATCGGCGACTTCCAGGGGACGCCGGTGATGAACTACAACGACCTCGACGTGCCCTACACCCGCATCCACGAGTTCCGCCACTTCCACCCCGAGCGGGAATACCCGACCGACAAGACGGTCATCATGCGGGAGTTCTCCCGGTTCGCCGGCGACGACGACGAGCCCTACTATCCGATCAACACAGAGTCCGACCGTGCCCTGCTGGCCGCGTACCGGGCGCGGGCGAAGTCCGAAACCGCGTCGTCGAAGGTGCTGTTCGGCGGCCGGCTGGGCACCTACCAGTATCTGGACATGCACATGGCGATTGCCAGCGCGCTCAACATGTACGACAACGTCCTCGTGCCGCACCTGCGCGACGGCAATTCTTTAGTGGAGGAAGGTGCGGGGGGATGA
- a CDS encoding LGFP repeat-containing protein: MVSRSRAPTMLLTAIAATVVIVSWIGEATHDRHAAAPPRARDTQLAEQPLIGLGPGVTIRELTQNEPFSLVALTGDLAGTSTRVRAKRPDSSWGPWYQTEYETAAPDPAATGDGAGPTEGPRSTDPVFVGTTTTVQVAVTRPLDAPVTRPPAPPSAHPDDLGYRPASREQPFGQNISAILISPPQAPTETQWTPPAGVVMPGQAPSIISRAEWGADESLRCGSPQYDNGIRAAVIHHTAGSNDYSPLESAGIVKAIYTYHSKTLGWCDIAYNALVDKYGQVFEGSAGGLTKAVEGFHTGGFNRNTWGVAMIGNFDDVPPTPLQLRAVGRLLGWRLGLDNVDPKGTVQLESAGSHYTTFAAGTVATLPTIFTHRDVGNTDCPGNAAYALMDEIRDIASHFNDPPEELIKALQGGAIYDHWQEIGGMNSVLGAPTSPEAGAEGDARYVTFAKGAMYWSPVTGPQPVTGAIYDAWASLSYERGPLGLPTSAEIQEPLQITQNFQHGTLNYERLTGNVTEVVDGITTPLSTQPPSGPTVEPEHFSLPAHPGA, from the coding sequence CTGGTGTCCCGCAGTCGCGCGCCGACGATGTTGCTCACCGCCATCGCGGCCACCGTCGTAATCGTGTCGTGGATCGGCGAAGCGACCCACGACAGGCACGCCGCCGCCCCGCCGCGCGCACGCGACACCCAGCTCGCCGAACAGCCGCTGATCGGCCTCGGCCCCGGCGTCACAATTCGCGAGCTCACCCAGAACGAGCCCTTCTCCCTGGTCGCGCTCACCGGCGACCTGGCCGGCACCTCCACGCGGGTGCGCGCCAAGCGCCCCGACTCCTCGTGGGGGCCCTGGTACCAGACCGAATACGAAACCGCCGCCCCCGACCCGGCTGCCACCGGCGACGGCGCGGGACCCACCGAGGGGCCGCGCAGCACCGACCCGGTGTTCGTCGGCACCACCACGACCGTGCAGGTCGCGGTCACCCGCCCACTCGATGCCCCCGTAACCAGGCCGCCGGCGCCGCCGAGTGCCCACCCCGACGACCTCGGCTACCGACCGGCGTCCAGGGAGCAGCCGTTCGGGCAGAACATCTCCGCCATCCTCATCTCCCCGCCGCAGGCGCCGACCGAAACGCAGTGGACGCCCCCCGCGGGCGTCGTGATGCCCGGGCAGGCGCCCAGCATCATCAGCCGGGCGGAGTGGGGCGCCGACGAGTCGCTGCGTTGCGGATCACCCCAGTACGACAATGGGATTCGGGCCGCGGTCATTCACCACACCGCCGGCAGCAACGACTACTCACCGCTCGAATCGGCCGGCATCGTCAAGGCCATTTACACCTACCACAGCAAGACCTTGGGCTGGTGCGACATCGCCTACAACGCGCTGGTCGACAAGTACGGCCAGGTGTTCGAGGGCAGCGCCGGCGGCCTCACCAAGGCGGTGGAGGGTTTCCACACCGGCGGCTTCAACCGCAACACCTGGGGTGTGGCGATGATCGGCAACTTCGACGATGTACCGCCCACCCCGCTGCAGCTGAGGGCCGTGGGCCGGCTGCTCGGCTGGCGGCTGGGCCTGGACAACGTCGACCCGAAGGGCACCGTCCAGCTGGAGTCGGCGGGTAGTCACTACACCACCTTCGCGGCCGGCACGGTCGCGACGCTGCCGACCATCTTCACCCACCGAGACGTCGGCAATACCGACTGCCCGGGCAACGCCGCCTACGCGCTGATGGACGAGATACGTGACATCGCGTCGCATTTCAACGATCCCCCAGAGGAATTGATCAAGGCGTTGCAGGGCGGCGCGATTTACGATCACTGGCAGGAGATCGGCGGCATGAACAGCGTTCTCGGCGCGCCGACCTCGCCCGAGGCCGGTGCGGAAGGCGACGCGCGCTACGTCACGTTCGCCAAGGGGGCGATGTACTGGTCGCCGGTCACCGGACCGCAGCCCGTCACCGGCGCGATCTACGACGCCTGGGCCTCGCTGAGTTACGAACGCGGGCCCCTGGGGCTGCCGACCAGCGCGGAAATACAAGAGCCACTTCAGATCACACAGAACTTTCAGCACGGCACCCTGAACTACGAACGGCTGACCGGCAACGTCACGGAGGTGGTCGACGGCATCACCACGCCGCTGTCGACGCAACCGCCGAGCGGCCCGACCGTAGAGCCCGAGCACTTCTCGCTGCCGGCCCACCCCGGTGCCTAG